The genomic stretch TTAAGTTTTTGCCGTTATTAGACAGTTTCAATCTTATATATCTATTTCCTTCATCTTTGCTGTTATCAATAAGTTCTATATCCTCTTTATTTTCATATATGGAATTGCAAAATAAACAAATAGAGCCTTTCATTAAAGTAGGCGGATATATATCTAAAAAATGATTAAGTTTAATTCCTTCAAAAGCTGTATATAAAAATCTAGTTTTCTTTAATAATTCATTTTGTTTTTTATATCCCTCTTCAATAGTAAGAGGTATACAGGAAGGCTCATAAATAATCTCAAACATTATTTTATCTCCCTAAATGTAAGCTCTGTAGAATACTGATATAAATCATTCTTTCCTTTCTTAAAATCTATTTTATCATTAGTACATACATAAAGCCCTGATTTCATATAATATTTTACAGATACATTTTTTGACTTAATAGTTGAAACATTTTTATCTCCATACTTGGATAGTCCGTATTTACTTATATTATATTTTGCTGTTTCCATATTCGATGATTTACTAGCATATTTTGCTTTTCCATATTTGCTTATATTATATATTGCATATTCTTTATCTGGACTTATTGTTTCTTCTATCCATACTTGAAGAACAAAAGGTTCAAAATTACTAATATCAAAAAAGTTAATGATTTTTTCTCTATCATCATTAGTCAGATACGGAAAAGATACTTTCCAAGTATCATATCTTTTAAAAGGAAGTTTTCTATAAAAATAATGACCTGTTAAAGAAAAATATGGATTATGAGTATAATTAACAGTATGCGTTTTGCTTTTATCATGAGGAGGGAAATCCACGCCTTCGCCTATTATTAAATATCCGCATTCAAGTATATTGCCGTCTTCATCTTTGATAAAAGTTATTTTGACTTTTATAAACTCTACAGCAGCTATATTATGAATAGCTTGTTTATTTATTATATTAATATTATATGTAAGCAGATCATTATTAATATTTGTTATTTCTAATTTTATTTTTTTAGCATTTGTATTAAATATTGCTATTTCATTTATAATGCCGTTTCCTAATAGTGTTAAACTTCCTTCACTTTCACTTGCAAACTTTCCAACTTCAAGAGTTTGATAATTAAACATATTAGAAATAGAAAAAAAATCATCTTCACTAGAGAAAGTATATTCAAAATTATTAAAAATATTATTCCATAATAGCCTCATAATATTCCCCTTTGTGATACTACCTTAACGCCTCGTTTACTTAGATTAAGCATTGTGCTTGCAACTATCTTTCCGTCAAGCATCAAATAAACAGGCTGATTGAATATAGTTTCTGACTGTGTATTTACTTCATATATTCCATCATTATTTTTAGCAGCTTCAAAAATCTGACTTCCTATTTTTGATAGTATTCTATCTTCAAGAGGTATAACCGCTTCATCGCTTGCACCCTCTCCAATTACAGCATTAATTCCTCCGTTTCTTCTCTCTACAAGTCCGCCTTTTGCCAAGTATTTAGGTTCACTCGGTTTAGCTTGAGATAATGTCGCCAAATTAACAGCACCGCCTGCAATAATTCCTGCTAAAGTTGCATAGGCTATTAAAGGCATTGGAAAAGGACCAGCACTCATAGCTGATGCCAATGCACTTATGGCTGCCTGTGCCATAGAAGCTGACGCCTGAACTAAAGACATTTTCCAGCTTTCCATTTGCGAATTATATTCTAGCTTCATCTTATCATTATTATAGTTTTTCTCTACTTCCATCTGCTTAGCTTTGGCTTCTTCTTCTATTTGTATTTTAGCTAGTTCTTTTTGTTTCTCTTCAAGTTCAGCTTTTATTCTCTCCTGCTCATAAAGTCCTAAAGCAACTTTTTGCCTATTCTGTAATTGTTTTATTTCATTTAATAAACTCTGCTTTTGCGAGTCCTCCATTATTCCTATAGCTTCAAGCCTTGCATTTTTTTCTTCTTCTATCGCTTCTAATGCTGCCTCTTTTCTTTCCTCATTTTTTTCTATTTCAAACTCTATAGCCTGTATTTGCATTTCCTGTATAGCAGAATAAAAATCATTTGTATATCCTATAGTGTCATTAAGCATTTGAAGCCAATTCGCACTAAAATAATCTGAAAAACTTTGAGTAGGTGTTTTCCAAAGTTCGCCGAACTTCTCTTTTAATATTTCTACCTGTTCAGTTGTAAGTTCTAATTCATTAGTTATGCTTTCTATTCCGCTTCTTACTATTTCACTTTTCTGTCCCTGCTGTTCAGCTTCGCTTACTTTATCGCCGAACTCTTCAGCAACAGAAACGCCTCTTTCATAAGCGGATATACTATTTTCTATTTCTTTTACTAATTCAGAAAATCTGTCAGTTTTGATACTGTCTAATGCGTAGCCGTAATTATCACTTAAATATTTTATTTGATTAGCATTTAAGTTTAGTACCGTACTCATTTCTGTGAGTATAGCACCTACTTTGTCTTTTTTAGCTTCTAAAGCCTCAGCATCACTGATTTCAGCTCCCATATTACGAAGATTGCTTACTCTGCGATTTTCCTCTGCCTCTGCTTTTTTTAGTAAAGCTAAATAATCTTCATAAGTTTTTGTTTTATCTTTTACAGCATCAGATTTACCTTTTATTGCATTAATGCTCTTTTCATTAGCTTCTTTTTCTTTAGTCTCTAAATCTATTCCATCTCTAGTTAGAGACTGTCTTAAATGCATGCTTTGATTTAAGTCATTTCTTTGTTTTTCTAATGTATTTAATGTATTTTCTACTTCTGATAATTTTTCATAATCAGAACTCTTTAATATCTCATCATTGGCTTGGCTTTCTCCCATACCAGATGCATATAAAGAACTTCTTAAGTTTTCAACAGCAGTATTATATATTTTGCTCTTTTCTTCTAATTCTTTTATTTTTGTTTCTATAGTTTGTATTTGTATACTTTCTTCTGCCGTTCTATAGTCTTCTAACTTCATAGTAGCAGAATCTATATATGTAATTCCGTCTAAAACTACAGTTTTTAAATTAGGATATAGTCTAGTAAGTTTATCAGTTACTTGGTTTAATCTTTCAGTAGCTGCTGCATCTAACTCTTTGGCACTAGCTAGTTTTTGATACTCTTCAAATAAACCTACATCTTTAAAAGAATTATCATTTAATTCTTTTGTGCTGTTAGCTAATTGGTTTGAAGTATCTATTAATGCTTTATATTCCTGATTTAATTTATATGCTTTTACTGCTAAAGCACCAAGTCCTACGGTTAAAGCTGTTATAATACCAACAGGACTTGCAATCATTACTGTATTTAATGCTTTCCAAGCTGTACTTAATCCTTGAATAGAGCTTGCGGCTGTCTTTAATGTAGATACCGCATTTTTAAAATCTTTTATAGTTTTCTTAGCTTCTGTTATTCCTTTTGAAAGTCCTACTATACCTTTTAATGCAGGACCAAAGCCTGCTGCTAAAGCAACAAAGCCTACACTTACTGCCTGCAAAGGTGCTGGCAAGTCGCTGAATGTTTTTATTAAAGATATAATAGTAAGAATCATTTTTTCAGCTATAGGTACTATTTTATCTTGCATAACAGGAAGTAAATCTTCATTAACAACAGGAAGTAAACTATTTCCAAGCTCTACTACTAAAGCACTAAGCTCTGCTTTCATTTTTTCAAACTGTCTTGCTGGACCGTCATCTATTTTTTTGAATGCCTCAGCTGTAGCTCCTGCCGAATTATTCATCTGATCTAAAGCATCTTTAAACTTATCTGCATTCTTTCCAGATAAAGCTAAACCAGCATTTGCTGCCTCAACACTGCTGAACATACTAGAAATATCTTTTCCGCTTTTATCAGCTTTTTCAGCAAGCATTTGAAGAGCTTCCTGTAAAGTTCCTCCTTGCTCTATAAACTCTTTAAAGCTTTTTCCTGCTATTTCTCTAAATGCTATATCTGTAATGCTTCCTTCTTTATTAAGTTCTACTAAAGCCTGACGAATCTGTGTTGTTGCAACAGAAGTAGGAGTTCCTTGTGCAGTCATTACAGCAATAGCAGCTCCTATATCTTCAAACTTCACTCCTAAAGCTGAAGCGGTAGGAATAACATTAAATAAAGATTTTGATAACTGAGTAAAGTCTGTTTTTCCTAGCTTCAGTGTTTGAAACATTATGTCTGAAGCTCTATTAGTATTAAGAACTTCTGTTCCATAAGCATTAGTAACAGAAGTAAGTCCGTCAACTGAAGTTTCTAATTCAGCAACACCTGCAATAGCAGCTTCGCCTGCCGTTTTTAAGAACTCAAATACATTTTCACGTGGAACTCCTGCAGAAAGTGCTTGATAAAGAGCTTTAGTTGTTTCTTCTGGAAGTTTGCCTATTTCTTTACTAAACGCTAAAGTTTCATTTTTTAATTTTTCAAAACCTTCATTGCTTAATTTAGGAAGAAGAGTAAGAACCTCACGCATTCCATTATCAAAATCAGTAGCTTTTTTAGTAGCTAATGCAAAAGCTGTTGTCCCTGCTGCTATTGGCACAGTTAAACTTTTAGTAGCTAAAGAACCGAACTTGTCAAAAGATTTTCCTATTTTATCAAAGCCTTTTTCTAAGTCTGTTGTTTTATCTTTAAGTTTTCCAAATGCCTCAATAGCTTGAGAAGCATCTGCATTAATATATACATTTAATTTACTCATTATTGCTAAACTCAAAAAAGCCTTTGAGAAAATCGATAATAAATTATCGATTTGGCTTTTTTTCGTTTTTTATTCCTTTTTTATTATTGCTAATTATTTACCGTAATAGTTTCTATTTCCCATAAACCTTGTCTTTCTTTTTTTATAGTTTTATTTCCCTGTTTTATTTCAGATGAAGAATTGTTTGATTTAGTTTTCTCTTCTACTTCTATAATATAAGGCAAATTTAAAGAAGCTGTATAATAGAGCAGAAGTCTTTGCAAACTCATCTCCATCATACAGTCTTCTGTCCACCCATAGCTATTAGCTAAATGTGCAAATAACTTTATTAATTCTATTTTTATTAGTTTTCTTTTTTTTTATCCTCATTAGGAGCATCAATTCCTGCTTTATAAAAGCCGTCCATTATCATTCTGAATATTTTTATAAGCTGATCATAATTAAAATCTTCTAATATATCTTCTCGGCAGGTATTTTTATCCTGTCTTTGTATAAGAGGAATTACTATATCTTCTATCACAGTCTGTGAATCAAGAAAACCTTTCTCTGCTATAGACTGGCTATAATCACTTATTTTTAATGCCAAGCCCACAGGTATATCATTAACATTTATCTTGTATTTGCCAAGTTTGGCATAAACTGCTTTTTTATTACTAAACTCTTCTAAATCTACAATTTCTATATCTGCCATATTTCAGATCCTTATATATTTGCATTTATATTTACTTCTATATCTTTTACAATATCTTCACTGCCTGTTTTTTTAGCTGTGATTTTTAATGTAGCTGTACCTTCTGCCTTTCCTGTGATAGTGAAAGTTTTAGTTTCAGCTTCATAGCTCACATCAAAAAACTGCTGGTCTGGAGGCTCTACTGTATGTGTTATCTCGTCAGCATTTGAAGTTAATACTACAGTATCATTTTCATCTGCTCTTATATCTACATTTGGTTTATCACTTTCTAAAGTTAAAGCTTCTGGAACCGCTTGTATATTAATAGATATATCTTTAGTAATATCTTCACTGCCTGCTTTTTTAGCTGTGATTTTTAATGTAGCTGTACCTTCTGCCTTTCCTGTAATAGTGAAAGTTTTAGTTTCAGCTTCATAGCTCACATCAAAAAACTGCTGATCTGGAGGCTCTACTGTATGTGTTATCTCGTCAGCATTTGAAGTTAATGCTACAGTATCATTTCCATCTGCTCTTATATCTACATTTGGTTTATCACTTTCTAAAGTTAATGGAACATTAGGTTCACTTTCTGTATCTGATGTTTCCTCTTCTGTATCTTTTATTTCTTCTTCATCTTTACCTACAGACTGTTCATCTTCATACCATGCAAGCTGCTCTCCGCTTTGCTGACTGCCTGCTAAAGTCGCTGAGAAACTTAATTTCCCTACCAACACATCCTGTGCTTTATCAGAAGGGAAGCTAAACTCTAAGCCGCCTGCTATTGAAGCCTGCGGTAAATATATTCTTAATTCTTTACTCTCAGCATTAGTATTAACTATCATTATGCATTTAGGTTTGATTGTAGAACTTTTTCCTCCTGTTGCCATGCGTACCATTTTAGGCATAGTTCTAGTATATGTAATAATTAAAGTATCTGTGCTAGGAGATATTTTAGTATCTGTAATTTTTATTCCATTAGTTCCTATTTTTTCGTAGCTTGATTCTTCTATGCGAATATTTCCCATAGAGTTTTTCTTTTCTACTTTAGTTATTGTTACTTCGCTTCCGTCTGCATTTCTAAATGGAACTTTTATTTCTTCACCTCTTTTATATGTATCTGATTCTACTATATACTGTTTTGTAACTTCTGTTTTACCATCATAGCTGTCTATATTATCTATACC from Brachyspira murdochii DSM 12563 encodes the following:
- a CDS encoding phage tail tape measure protein gives rise to the protein MSKLNVYINADASQAIEAFGKLKDKTTDLEKGFDKIGKSFDKFGSLATKSLTVPIAAGTTAFALATKKATDFDNGMREVLTLLPKLSNEGFEKLKNETLAFSKEIGKLPEETTKALYQALSAGVPRENVFEFLKTAGEAAIAGVAELETSVDGLTSVTNAYGTEVLNTNRASDIMFQTLKLGKTDFTQLSKSLFNVIPTASALGVKFEDIGAAIAVMTAQGTPTSVATTQIRQALVELNKEGSITDIAFREIAGKSFKEFIEQGGTLQEALQMLAEKADKSGKDISSMFSSVEAANAGLALSGKNADKFKDALDQMNNSAGATAEAFKKIDDGPARQFEKMKAELSALVVELGNSLLPVVNEDLLPVMQDKIVPIAEKMILTIISLIKTFSDLPAPLQAVSVGFVALAAGFGPALKGIVGLSKGITEAKKTIKDFKNAVSTLKTAASSIQGLSTAWKALNTVMIASPVGIITALTVGLGALAVKAYKLNQEYKALIDTSNQLANSTKELNDNSFKDVGLFEEYQKLASAKELDAAATERLNQVTDKLTRLYPNLKTVVLDGITYIDSATMKLEDYRTAEESIQIQTIETKIKELEEKSKIYNTAVENLRSSLYASGMGESQANDEILKSSDYEKLSEVENTLNTLEKQRNDLNQSMHLRQSLTRDGIDLETKEKEANEKSINAIKGKSDAVKDKTKTYEDYLALLKKAEAEENRRVSNLRNMGAEISDAEALEAKKDKVGAILTEMSTVLNLNANQIKYLSDNYGYALDSIKTDRFSELVKEIENSISAYERGVSVAEEFGDKVSEAEQQGQKSEIVRSGIESITNELELTTEQVEILKEKFGELWKTPTQSFSDYFSANWLQMLNDTIGYTNDFYSAIQEMQIQAIEFEIEKNEERKEAALEAIEEEKNARLEAIGIMEDSQKQSLLNEIKQLQNRQKVALGLYEQERIKAELEEKQKELAKIQIEEEAKAKQMEVEKNYNNDKMKLEYNSQMESWKMSLVQASASMAQAAISALASAMSAGPFPMPLIAYATLAGIIAGGAVNLATLSQAKPSEPKYLAKGGLVERRNGGINAVIGEGASDEAVIPLEDRILSKIGSQIFEAAKNNDGIYEVNTQSETIFNQPVYLMLDGKIVASTMLNLSKRGVKVVSQRGIL